The Spinacia oleracea cultivar Varoflay chromosome 2, BTI_SOV_V1, whole genome shotgun sequence DNA segment ATTTTTCCttccctttcttttcttttccttccaattcctcccAACCAAATAAAGCCTTAGTGAATTTTGtgaatgcttttttttttttgaatggtGAAGCTTCTATATTCTTGATAACAGTGCCATGCAACTTACTGGTTTAAGCTCATATGGCTTGTACTATTAACATTTCCCCACTTCCCCTAATGGATGGTTTAGCTATGTCAACTTCATAAATGCTTACTAATTATATGCTTGCTATTTCATAAGAACTCTATAAAGTGGTTAGATGTTTCATATGTATTTAGCGTTATGGATGTAGGAGATTAGATGAAACTTACCCTACAAGAATGTATGTCTTTCTCAAATCAAGGCTGTGCTATGTTAAAACTATTTCTCATTTACATTATTGACATAATTTAGATTTTAGAGTATCATTACGCGTCTCCACATTCCAGACTAAATCAAGACCCATTTTATGTAATGCCACCTTCAAGACTCTTTTCAACGTGAATTTTAAGGTTGAAGATTCTTCTTTTATCTGATGAAATGTTCATTGTTTCTCAATTTGCCAGGGGATGCACAGCCAATGAAGTGGGCAATGCGGCTGAGAGTTGTCCTACATCTTGCTCAAGCTTTGGAATATTGTACGAGTAGAGGCCGGTCTCTCTATCATGACCTTAATGCTTACAGAATTCTGTTTGATGGGGTAAAAAATCATTGTTTGATATTTCGGCATTTTTTTATGAATACTCTGGATATTCTTTTGATATTCCTCTAAACTGTGGAAAACTTGCAGGATTGTAATCCCAGACTTTCTTGCTTTGGCTTGATGAAAAATAGTAGAGATGGGAAAAGTTATAGTACGAATCTGGCATTTACTCCTCCAGAGTATTTGAGAACTGGTAAATCTTGATCTTTTCCCTCCCCCCATTAGCTTAGCTTCTAACATAATAGGAAACTCAAGTCACGTCCCTTTTCCAAGTGGGAGTTCATATTGTGGACTGAGGAGCAGTCTTTCAATATCTGTATGAGTTCATGGCTTCATGCTTTAACTTTTTTGGTAACCTTCTTAATAACTTGTTAAACTTGAGAAGAGATGCAATGAAAGAGTGGGAGTGAAGGTTGAAATAAAGGTGATTTAGGAGCTTGCTTTTAATAGGTACATTGAGTATATTGATTCTGGCGCTATATTGTTGTTTGGGATATTAATTAAAACCGGGGATAGAAAGTGGGGTCAACTTTAATTACtttaaatttcaaaacacatttcataaacTAGGACAGAATATACCTTCTGCAATTATGGTTCATTTTTGGATCCAATTGTGTACTCCTGGAAATGAGTCTTCGATGCAGACTGCATAGAGTGAAAGGTGCAGGTGCAGGTGCACTTGAATCTGATGCAATGAATCGCTTAGGATAATGTTAGATGTAGGTTGAAGGAGAATTTTATTGAGATAAATACGACAAAATGTATTTGCTAAAGACTCATTCGCCATTACAGCGGCGGGGGAAATTATCTGGTTTTCTTTCCAATTGGACTAGTTTAGATTTTGGTGAAAATAACTAGACACTGTCATCCTAATTATCTATGATATGTTTTTTTCTTCTACTTCCATCATAaattatacgaagtactccCAAGTGAATAACGTAATTAGAAGGGGAAAATAATTGAACTGCAGATGTTTTTATATAAGAAGAATGGCTAACACATTGAACTTTGCTTATTTAAATCTCCCACCCCCTTTGGCCCCTTCCTTCCCTGACTGCATATCAAGTACCCTGTATAGATTTGTGGTTCTACAACATCTCTTTGTTAGTTTGTTATTCAACATGGCACTCTCTAACTAATAAACATCTTCACCTAGTCCTATAATAGTAGATTTAAGGAAGTGTGAACATAACCTTTTCTTGATGATTTACATCTACAAAGTCTAGACGCAAAAAAGTCGATACTCATCATTATTTATGATCTGAGGGTTAGATAAAAGGAAATAATCCTGGTCATATGAACTCTATCATATATCAGGATGGAGGATAAAAGTATGCCTTTTTTATTGGTTCCTCCTGCCCCGCTTTTTGTACAGAAAGGAGTGTTTTCTTTAATCTGATTGAGCTTTTTCTTGTGAGATAATAACTTTGTAGTTTCTTCATTTTAATATAATGTATCACtaccttagttttaaaaagtgcGAAGCGCACTGAAGCACAAAAGGGCCCTGGAGCTTAAGCGCAAAGCGAAAGCGCACGCTTTTCGTAGGCGAAGCGCACccggaaagaaataataaaatttcaaaagttcagaaaatatggagaaaatatggaaagaaaagatgaaaaaaaatagagaaatcaAAACgataaaagaaaaattaagaaTCCGAAGGGAGTAATCCGGCAAGTAGGCTAGAGAAATCCGGCTACAGGAGAAAATTGCACTAGGGTTTTCAAAAACTTCCCAGTTATTcgcttttaaaaaaaagaaaccgcgtgatactttaaaaaagaagattagagtcacgtggctttattttttttaaaaaaagaagggTAGTGCCCAGACTACAAGAAGCGCAAAAGCGCTAGGAAGCGCGCGCTTCCTGTATGTCGCTAGGCTTCGGCTGGCAGAAGCGTTTTGCTGTGAGCTTCCGAGCTTCCAGGGCTTTAAGCGCAAAAaagcgcgctttttaaaactaaaatCACTAGGTCCTATACAAATTGTATTAATGACAGATTCTTCTTTATTGAACTGAATTACCCATAGGAATGTTGTTCTGTGTTTGTGACTGGAGTTGCTACAAATTTACAACGTAAACGACTGTGGTCTGAACTTTAAACCGGTACATCATGTTAAGACTTCCCTCCTTTCCCTTTTCTTCTTGTTTTGGGGAGGGGAAGTCCGTCATTGCCTACTTTATTTCCACCCTACAACCCAGCCTTTCTCAATATGTCCCATAATCCCATTCCTAATGTGGAGCGGTTACGTCTTGGGAAACCACTTCTCTTGTAGTTTTTGTTATAAATACTAAATCTTGGCCAGCATTGTGGCCGTGGTATTTGATCATGACATCTTCAGACCATCCTCATTGCTCGTAAAAGTGGTACCTTGACCATTATTGTATTTGCAACTGCATCTGATATATAAAACCCTGGGAGTAATTTTGCTATCTTTCATGCTTCTTTAACCCTGCTAATTGTATACTTAGTCCTTgttatttgtaatagagttttTAGGCGGAGAGGGTAGAAATATTTTCCTTGTATTCCCAGTCCATCTTTTGTCCTGCACATGGATATTGGAGTTATTGTGATTAACAGTAGAAATGTGATAAGAGAAGGCAATCTACTTGGAGGGTACTAATCGAATTATTTTTGTGTATTATCTTATTGCTGTAGGGAGAATAACACCAGAGAGTGTCATATATAGTTTTGGTACTCTGTTGCTTGATCTTATTAGCGGAAAGCATATTCCACCAAGTCATGTAAGTATTCAGCTCTTTCCTCTTCATTCCTGTCAAGTTATTTGATATATATGATTAAGTGGAATGATATTTTGTCTATCTCCTTTCTTTGAAATCTGGTGGCAGGAATGTAATAGTCATGTCTGCATAAGTATGAGTTAGAAAAAACATTTTGCTTTTGGCTAAAACATTGTGTATTACTGATAAGTGAAAAAGGATGTTACGAAATATCTTCAAAAATTATGGTTGATTGAAACTTACACATTATGCATATTTATAGGCCCTAGACTTGATAAGGGATCGGAATCTTCAGATGCTGACTGATTCCTGCTTGGAAGGACAATTCTCCAACGATGATGGTACTGAGTTGGTGCGGCTTGCTTCCCGATGTTTACATTATGAGCCACAAGAGCGACCAAACACTAGATCGCTGATTGCATCTCTGACCCCTCTTCAGAAGGAAACTGAGGTCAGTTCTCATTCAATGCTCATGGCCTTAGTTGGGAATAACTTGATTTGGCAAGtgttatgttttttttgtttctgtCCTTTGAAATGCCAAATGCCTTGATTTGTTCATTTTTATTGATGGGAAAGATTTTAATGCGGGGACACAAAATTAAGCTACCCCTCTATATATTCTACTGGTATTTACAATTACATGTATCCACTTCCTTTTGCTAGTTCCATGTTATAGTATTAAATTTCCATCTATTTTTATGCAGGTACCTTCTCATGTGTTAATGGGTATCCCTAACAGTGCCTCGTCCGTGCCTTTATCTGCTCTGGGTGAGGCATGTGTTAGAAGAGACTTGACTGCCATTCATGAAATCTTGGAATCAATCGGGTATAAAGATGACGAAGGAGTGGCGAACGAGGTTCGTAAAAGTTTTCTGTTAAATATTGCGATTTATTTTTGTAGGTATTTGATTTGATTACTCTGTACTCTCAGACTTTGCGTAGTTGTGGGCAAAATGCCTTGCTTGGAACTGATATGTTCTTTGGGTAAATTCAATGTATTGCTATACATAGTCTATTGAAGGCAGATCGAAAAATCTGGAAATATCAGCTGTGAATCAAATTTTGTTGTAGTATTAGAAGTTATAATGGTTAGTTTTGGGAGCCATGACTCATGATGTATGCATCTTCTACTAGCCAAAACAATGCATAactgcttttttttttcttttttgataaATCAGAGTAAGATTACATAATAAGAGCAGCACAACTTTACAACCTAAAAGCTTTCTCCATCTCTTTAGCaaaccttctaggaaggacTGCTAAAGAGAAGACGGGCCAAAACAAGCATGCCAACAGTCATGAGACTATACATGAATTAGCTCACTCCACCAAAGTCTGTCACTAACAACTTCTTAAGCACAATACACTTTATTCTCTCTTTCACAGTGGCTAGAATCATCTTTACTGTTTGTTTGTAGGAACATGGTGGTTCCTAATAGCTTCGTTCCTTGCTTTTCTAACTGCATAGGCTGTTGCAGGTCTTGCAGCTACAGTAGACAGATGACAGCTTTCTGAAAATTTCTtgcttttctcctttttttacGCCATCTGATTAAATTCCGAACCAGGTCAATGGCTATGAACTCATTTAGTTATTTGGCTTGTCTGATCACTTAGGGCTCGTATTATATGCATGCATTAGTACAATAAGGCAGAGAAAGATTATGTTCCGAACTTCCGAtccacacttccacatgtttaATTTGTTAATTGAAATAAATCGGGGATGCTTTGCTCATGTTTTTTGCTTTGATTGcgaattatttttattcaagtgATGGGTATAACTGTGATTAAAGCCACGTTGAGAGGTTGATCTCATGTTCATTCAAAGTATGCCTTCCATATCCTGgcaaactaattagttcaaattTCTTGAGTATAAAACTTCTAGAATTCTACTTTCTGTATACTTCAAAACACTTTTTAGTGCATGTATTGAGGAAGACTCTGTTTGGTGTTATGATTTGGCTagagtttgttttattttactaTCCTTTTCTGGACAGAGAAAAGGACtgtatttgaaaattaaatctaCTTGATGAGTTGCTTATCATAGACTTCCATATGCTTCAGCTCTCCTTTCAGATGTGGACTGACCAAATGCAGCAATCTCTGGAATCAAAGAAGAAAGGTGATAGTAACTTTAAGCAGAAGGATTTTAAGTCTGCAATAGAACGATACACACAGGTGGGTTTTTCCTTCGAGCATGTTTGATGAGTTCTAGTACATGTTTTGCATGGTTaatgtcaattttttttggtggaTCAGCTAAGAATTTTGGTATGAAACCGTGACTATGTTATCAATTGTTTGTCTCATATGTGTTCTGTTGCTACACTTATTGTCGGTGTTAAAATAGAAGTTTGAGAAGTTCATTTTTTTCCTCTGTCAAACTTGGTAGCTTGGGATTTATACCCAAGAAGATTTGTTTTTTGAACAGTTTTATTGATTGAGGAATATTTCTATGGAAGAGTCAAGTCTCACTGATTAAGAGTTGGATGGGTACAGTATCATCCAAGAACTGGGAAGTTTTAGTTATACTCCTTCGTCCTATATCTGTCTTCTACTGCTTTTTTGGGATGTCCCGAATTTGTATCTAACGTACCTGCTTTGGAAAAAAATGATCACCCCTCTGAAATAGGATCCTGTTAATCGTTTTCTGTTACAAAAGCTACACTCTTTTTGTTATTTGGTTTTGAAgcttatgatttgtttgacaaGTCCAACGCCTTTTGATTTTGGGGCTAAAGGTAACTGCCCTATCACCCCTCGGGGTTCTCTTTTTATCCGCTTACATTTTACCAAATTTAATCACTTTTGGCACAACCTCCAATTGTTTTCTTAATGTGTGATGAAGCTAAATTTATCTGACCATAGTATGACTAAAGACCACATACTCCTGCtgctaatttttatttttgtttttgttttgttttctgttgcAATTAACAATTGAGCCCCTTTTCATAATGTGCAGTTCGTAGATGGTGGAATGGTTTCTCCAACAGTCCTAGCACGGCGTAGTCTGTCACATCTAATGAGTGACATGCCACAGGAAGCTTTGGAAGATGCAATGCAAGCTCAAGTGATTTCACCTGTATGGCACATTGCTTCATATCTT contains these protein-coding regions:
- the LOC110789384 gene encoding serine/threonine-protein kinase BSK3; its protein translation is MGSQGSKLGTCCLGSPNKAAVLEAPDVGNEDDNGLGLLAFREFTYDQLKNATSGFAVENIVSEHGEKAPNVVYKGKLENQTRIVVKRFNRSAWPDARQFLDEARSVGQLRNQKLANLLGCCCENDERLLVSEYMPNSTLAKHLFHWDAQPMKWAMRLRVVLHLAQALEYCTSRGRSLYHDLNAYRILFDGDCNPRLSCFGLMKNSRDGKSYSTNLAFTPPEYLRTGRITPESVIYSFGTLLLDLISGKHIPPSHALDLIRDRNLQMLTDSCLEGQFSNDDGTELVRLASRCLHYEPQERPNTRSLIASLTPLQKETEVPSHVLMGIPNSASSVPLSALGEACVRRDLTAIHEILESIGYKDDEGVANELSFQMWTDQMQQSLESKKKGDSNFKQKDFKSAIERYTQFVDGGMVSPTVLARRSLSHLMSDMPQEALEDAMQAQVISPVWHIASYLQASALYALGMENEAQEALKEGTIVEAKRDATNAK